The window GGGTTCAGTCCTTCGAGCAGGGTCTCGGGGTCGACGACGGCTCGCGGGCGGGGCCGCTCGTGGTCGGGCTCAGCAGGGTCCGCGGGGTCCCCGCGCTCGTCGAAAAGGGTCGTCATCGGCGTACCGAGCCTATGTCCGGAGTCGGTCATCCCGGCGGGGTCCCACGCGCCGGTCCGCCCGGCGGATTAATGTCCAGCAGGTGATCGAGGACAGCAGTATCGAACGGATCCTGATCGTCACCGCGCATCCCGACGACGTCGACTTCGGGCTCGGGGGCACGGTTGCGCTCTGGACCAAGGCGGGGATCGACGTCACCTACTGCGTCGTGACGAACGGGGACGCGGGCGGATTCGACCCGAGCGTGCCGCGCAGCGCGATCGCCGGGATCCGCCAGGCCGAGCAGCGCGCCGCCGCGGCCGAGGTCGGCGTCAGCGACGTTCGGTTCCTCGGCTATCCGGACGGCCAGGTCGAGGTCAGCCTGGCTCTGCGGCGCGACATAGCCCGCGTGATCCGTGAGGTGCG is drawn from Mycobacteriales bacterium and contains these coding sequences:
- a CDS encoding PIG-L deacetylase family protein produces the protein MIEDSSIERILIVTAHPDDVDFGLGGTVALWTKAGIDVTYCVVTNGDAGGFDPSVPRSAIAGIRQAEQRAAAAEVGVSDVRFLGYPDGQVEVSLALRRDIARVIREVRPQRLVAQSPERHMVRIPPSHPDHRAVGAATLDALYPDARNPFAFAEALGDLEAWTVPETWIMGMERVNHHVDVTDVFERKKAALLQHKSQ